In the Ictalurus punctatus breed USDA103 chromosome 7, Coco_2.0, whole genome shotgun sequence genome, one interval contains:
- the LOC108262038 gene encoding E3 ubiquitin-protein ligase TRIM39 isoform X2: MAESSSPTKGGRRSSMDEPDSFSCDSSSLLSEDQLQCSICLDVFTDPVTTPCGHNFCKSCLTQCWEKSQHCHCPLCKEKFTKRPELKINTTLREVADHFKKKRGQDKPELLCDACTGEKLKALKSCLDCCASLCETHLELHNHVPKLKTHKLINPVENLEDYICQKHERALELFCRDDQTCVCKFCTEGDHKNHNTVPLEEESRERKTQLGKTQTDVQQMIQDRLKKIREIKHSVELSKRSTEKEKADSVEVFTALIRSIERSQSELLEVMEEKQKAAERQAEGLIKELEQEITVLKRRDTELKQLSHTEEHLHLLQIYSSMCSPPHTKNWTEISINTDLSGDTVRTALSQLQKTVNEKLTKTLNDKLKETVSTELKRIQQYAVDVTLDPDTPHPELILSADGKQVTHGDTRQDLPDTPQRFNYCVSVLGKQSFSSGRFYYEVQVRGKTDWDLGVAKESINRKGEITLTPQNGFWTVWLRNENQYEALAGPPVPLTLREKVEKVGVFVDYEEGLVSFYDVKSSSHIYSFTGQSFTEKLYPYFSPYLNEGGKNSAPLIISPVFNTE; the protein is encoded by the exons ATGGCTGAATCTTCATCACCAACAAAAGGCGGAAGAAGGAGCAGCATGGATGAACCAGATTCCT TTTCTTGTGACTCCAGCAGTCTCCTGTCTGAAGATCAGCTGCAGTGTTCGATCTGTCTGGATGTATTCACTGATCCAGTCACCACTCCATGTGGACACAACTTCTGCAAGAGCTGCCTTACACAGTGCTGGGAGAAGAGTCAACACTGTCACTGTCCATTATGCAAAGAGAAATTCACCAAGAGACCTGAACTGAAGATTAATACAACACTGAGAGAGGTTGCAGATCACTTCAAGAAGAAACGTGGTCAAGACAAACCTGAGCTTCTTTGTGATGCCTGCACTGGAGAGAAGCTGAAGGCACTGAAATCCTGTCTGGATTGTTGTGCAAGTTTGTGTGAAACTCATCTTGAGCTTCATAATCATGTTCCCAAACTTAAGACGCACAAACTAATAAACCCagtggagaacctggaggactaCATATGCCAGAAACACGAGAGAGCTCTGGAGCTGTTCTGTAGAGATgatcagacgtgtgtgtgtaagttctGCACTGAAGGAGATCACAAGAATCACAACACTGTTCCTTTAGAGgaggagagcagagagaggaag ACACAGCTGGGGAAAACACAGACAGATGTGCAGCAGATGATTCAGGACCGACTGAAGAAGATCCGAGAGATCAAACACTCAGTAGAGCTCAGTAAA AGaagcacagagaaagagaaagcagacaGTGTTGAAGTCTTCACTGCTCTGATTCGCTCCATTGAGAGAAGTCAGTCTGAGCTGCTGGAGGTGAtggaggagaagcagaaagcagcagagaggcagGCTGAAGGACTCATTAAAGAGCTGGAGCAGGAAATCACTGTGCTAAAGAGGAGAGACACTGAGCTgaagcagctctcacacacTGAGGAGCATCTCCACCTCCTACAG ATTTACTCCTCCATGTGCAGCCCTCCACACACCAAGAACTGGACTGAGATCAGTATTAACACTGATCTGAGTGGGGACACTGTGAGGACAGCTCTGTCTCAGCTTCAGAAGACTGTGAATGAGAAACTCACTAAAACACTCAATGACAAGTTAAAGGAAACAG TCTCCACAGAACTGAAGAGGATTCAGCAGTATGCAG tggATGTGACTCTGGATCCTGATACACCTCATCCTGAACTCATCCTGTCTGCTGATGGAAAACAAGTGACACATGGAGACACACGACAGGATCTCCCTGATACACCACAGAGGTTTAATTATTGTGTCTCTGTTCTGGGAAAGCAGAGTTTCTCCTCAGGGAGATTTTATTATGAGGTGCAGGTCAGAGGGAAAACTGACTGGGATCTCGGAGTCGCCAAAGAGTCCATTAACAGGAAGGGGGAGATTACACTGACTCCTCAGAATGGATTCTGGACTGTGTGGCTGAGGAATGAGAATCAGTATGAGGCTCTAGCTGGTCCCCCTGTCCCcctcacactgagagagaaggtggagaaggtgggggtgtttgtggattatgagGAGGGTCTGGTCTCCTTTTATGATGTGAAGTCCAGCTCTCATATCTACTCGTTCACTGGTCAGTCTTTCACTGAGAAACTCTATCCTTACTTCAGTCCTTATTTAAATGAAGGAGGTAaaaattcagcaccactgatCATCTCTCCTGTATTTAACACTGAATGA
- the LOC108267937 gene encoding E3 ubiquitin-protein ligase TRIM39 has protein sequence MEQPDSFSCDSSSLLSEDQLQCSICLDVFTDPVTTPCGHNFCKSCLTQCWEKSQHCNCPLCKEKFTKRPELKINTTLREVADHFKKKRGQDKPELLCDACTGEKLKALKSCLDCCASLCKTHLELHNHVPKLKTHKLINPVENLEDYICQKHERALELFCRDDQTCVCKFCTEGDHKNHNTVPIEEESRERKTQLGKTQTDVQQMIQDQVKNIQKIKHSVELSKRSTEKEKADSVEVFTALIRSIERSQAELLVVMEEKQKAAERQAEGLIKELEQEITVLKRRDTELEQLSHTEEHLHLLQIYSSMCSPPHTKNWTEISINTDLSGDTVRTALSQLQKTLNKKLTKTLNDKLKETVSTELKRIQQYAVDVTLDPDTAHPKLILSDDGKQVTHGDTEQDLPDTPQRFNKCACVLGKQSFSSGRFYYEVQVRGKTEWDLGVAKESINRKGKITLTPQNGFWTVILRNENRYTACVGPPVPLTLREKVEKVGVFVDYEEGLVSFYDVKSSSHIYSFTGQSFTEKLYPYFSPCFNEGGKNSAPLIISPVFNTE, from the exons ATGGAACAACCAGATTCCT TTTCTTGTGACTCCAGCAGTCTCCTGTCTGAAGATCAGCTGCAGTGTTCGATCTGTCTGGATGTGTTCACTGATCCAGTCACCACTCCATGTGGACACAACTTCTGCAAGAGCTGCCTTACACAGTGCTGGGAGAAGAGTCAACACTGTAACTGTCCATTATGTAAAGAGAAATTCACCAAGAGACCTGAACTGAAGATAAATACAACACTGAGAGAGGTTGCAGATCACTTCAAGAAGAAACGTGGTCAAGACAAACCTGAGCTTCTTTGTGACGCCTGCACTGGAGAGAAGCTGAAGGCCCTGAAATCCTGTCTGGATTGTTGCgcaagtttgtgtaaaactcATCTAGAGCTTCATAATCATGTTCCCAAACTTAAGACGCACAAATTAATAaaccctgtggagaacctggaggactaCATATGCCAGAAACATGAGAGAGCTCTGGAGCTGTTCTGTAGAGATgatcagacgtgtgtgtgtaagttctGCACTGAAGGAGATCACAAGAATCACAACACTGTTCCTATAGAGgaggagagcagagagaggaag ACACAGCTGGGGAAAACACAGACAGATGTGCAGCAGATGATTCAGGACCAAGTGAAGAATATCCAAAAGATCAAACACTCAGTAGAGCTCAGCAAA AGaagcacagagaaagagaaagcagacaGTGTTGAAGTCTTCACTGCTCTGATTCGCTCCATTGAGAGAAGTCAGGCTGAGCTGCTGGTGGTGAtggaggagaagcagaaagcagcagagaggcagGCTGAAGGACTCATTAAAGAGCTGGAGCAGGAAATCACTGTGCTAAAGAGGAGAgacactgagctggagcagctctCACACACTGAGGAGCATCTCCACCTCCTACAG ATTTACTCCTCCATGTGCAGCCCTCCACACACCAAGAACTGGACTGAGATCAGTATTAACACTGATCTGAGTGGGGACACTGTGAGGACAGCTCTGTCTCAGCTTCAGAAGACTCTGAATAAGAAACTCACTAAAACACTCAATGACAAGTTAAAGGAAACAG TCTCCACAGAACTGAAGAGGATTCAGCAGTATGCAG tggATGTGACTCTGGATCCTGATACAGCTCATCCTAAACTCATCCTGTCTGATGATGGAAAACAAGTGACACATGGAGACACAGAACAGGATCTCCCTGATACACCACAGAGGTTTAATAAATGTGCCTGTGTTCTGGGAAAGCAGAGTTTCTCCTCAGGGAGATTTTATTATGAGGTGCAGGTCAGAGGGAAAACTGAGTGGGATCTCGGAGTCGCCAAAGAGTCCATTAACAGGAAGGGGAAAATTACACTGACTCCTCAGAATGGATTCTGGACTGTGATACTGAGGAATGAGAATCGGTATACAGCTTGTGTTGGTCCCCCTGTCCCcctcacactgagagagaaggtggagaaggtgggggtgtttgtggattatgagGAGGGTCTGGTCTCCTTTTATGATGTGAAGTCCAGCTCTCATATCTACTCTTTCACTGGTCAGTCTTTCACTGAGAAACTCTATCCTTACTTCAGTCCTTGTTTTAATGAAGGAGGTAaaaattcagcaccactgatCATCTCTCCTGTATTTAACACTGAATGA